Genomic DNA from Schistocerca gregaria isolate iqSchGreg1 chromosome 4, iqSchGreg1.2, whole genome shotgun sequence:
AAAGACCCACATGTTGAACCCCACCTGACTCAGTCCACTCCTCCTCTATCCCAACCATAATCCAACCACCATAGCCCCCAAATctacagaatttcttaaccttgagcttacatctgcagaaagaactgcaatccagcACCTAAAAGCTGATCCCTGATATTATAATCCTACTTGGTGATGAAAGCTCCATCATTGTTGCTTTGAATTGCATGGATTTCCTGGCAGGACTCCCACTGTCAGATTCAAGGATCTAAGCAGGATATCCAGTCTCTCCTGAGATCCTTAGGCACATTCAAGAACCTCTCTCTCTCCTCACCACTACCACTCCCTGCAGTCCtaccttcctaaagtccataaatccaacgataaggatgccccattgtggtcaGTCACTGTGCCCCcaatgagagaatctctgctcttgtagatcaataccttcagcctattacccgcaACCTATCCTTGcatataaaagataccaatcatttcctccactgactctccacaattCCTGTTTATTTACCACTGGTGCCCTGCTTGTAACTATTACTACCACCTCCCTTTACGCTAACAGCCCTAATGCTCAAGGCCttgccgctattgaacactacctttctcaacaCCCAATggactccaaacctacaaccttcTTCCTGGTCACCACGAccttacccacaattacttctcctgtgaaggcatcacctacaaacaaatcagtggTATGGCAATAGGCACCAGATGGTACCATCTTATGCTGACGTATTCATGGACGATCTAGAAGAATTATTTCTAACCACCTAGAATCCCAAACCCTTCAAGTGGTTCAGATCCACTGAAGACATCTTCATGACTGGAATTGTGGTTGAGGATACCCTATCCATGTTCCTCCATAACCCCAATactttctcccccattcacttcacctgatcATCCTCGATCTAACGAGACACCTTTCTCAATGTTGACCTCCGCCtctaagatggctacatcagtacctccgtccacagCAAACCTACCAACCAACAGCAATACCTCCACctcaacagctgccatccattccatactaagaagtcccttccacacagcctagccacctgtggccatttcagtccctctcaaaatatgtcaAAGGTCTCACTAAGGATTTCGCAGCCCGTAATTACCTTCGTgagcttgtacagaaacagatctcctgtgccttatctctccagtcactcactacctcccaaagtcccaccatctggccacaaaggACCATTCTATTCATGACTCAGTACtacacaggactggagcaactgaatcacattctccatcagGTTTCTAACTACTTCTCATCATGTCCCAAAATGACGAATGCCCCACCCACAATTCTTCCcattcctcccacagtggtattccaccatccactgaacctacacaacccCTTCTCCCACCTCCTTGCCTCATGGCCCATAACCCTGTAATAAACCTcaatgcaagacctgttccatacatcctcccactaccaactactccagtccagtcacaagcattatGTATCccctcaaaggcagggctacctgtgaaaccagtcatgtgctgTACCAGCTACGCTGTACCTGCTCACTGTGTTCTACATGGACATGACAACCAATGAGTTGTCTGTCCGATTGTAtatccaccaacaaactgtggccaggaaACAGTTCGACCACATAGTTTCTGAGCCCGCTGCCCAATATaatgttcttcattttaatgtctgcttcacaacctgtgccatctggatccttcacaccaacaccagcttttatgaATAACGCAAGTAGGAACTCTCCCTACAATacacctacattcccataacccaccctctgttagtcattgtccttcactcACTTATACCTGTCCCAGATCCCACTCCAgctctacacagccctctattccaccaacacactcacactctttttacttctctccttttctgctccccccATCACCCCTTGCCCTCCATTAAACCTCGTAACTGCTCCTAGCTATTCtgtcctctctccacctcatccctgtatgctccctcATGCAACACTTTACCGTTCCCCATTGCTAGCCTGCTGTAGCtctcccaccccagcctcctccttaccctcgcCAGCcaaattgcttctcccatcatgtgcagctGCTCAAGGTCTGGCCTTGGCAGTCAGAAACAgttgtcatgtgtgtgagttgagtTTGCACGAAGAATTTGGTCAAAAACATACTTGTTTAACAGTCTTTACAatgtgcctatttgtgactcaatgtctccgctatatggtgagtagcaatctatctgttacataatattgtcattattctgtcctggatttttcattgtttaataaataaaatagttcGTCCCACAGCTGCCTGAGTGCAGGGTAAAGCAACTCTCTCATTTTGCACTCATATCTTCTTGAAAAGATAAGGACAATGTGAATAAATAACAAACAGGCAGTTTCTAAGTACTTCTTGCTGCATTCTTTCTTCGCAGATAACAGCAGAAATCACTCCCTTAAAACTGCACCATAGCTTACTTTATAGGGTATCCCCCAGCTATTACAGAAACATTCAACATTTCATAACAATGCAGTTCGGGGAATCCAAAGACACTTGCCCAGTCATGTTTTAGTACTATTGAAACAATTAGGATTTTACAAATGGAGAATCAACAGATGAAGTAGAAGTAACTTTTTGGGTGCCAAAGGGAAGTGTTTTTggacccttgctgctcatgttgaATATTAATGACCTTGGAAATATTTGTAGCAGAGCCCTAGACTTTGATTTCAGAGTGGTGCTAAGACTGGATAGTTcctttaaatttacagaaatgcaaaacagttcacttcacaaacCACAGAAAAGCAGTATCCTATTACTACAAAATCAGTTAGTCACAACTGGACTCAGTCACCTCATACAAATACTGCTtgtaacaatttgtggggatatgaaatgcaatgatcacataTGCTCAGTCATAGATAAGGATTCTATAAAGGATAATTCTTATAAAAGTCTTATGCATCACATCCTAGAATATCACTCAAGTGTTTATGATCAATATCAAATAGGGCTAAaaagggatattgaacatatataaagaagagcagcataaatggtcacaggttttagggaagagagaaaaatgaataaattttttttttcatgaaatgattttttaattatttacacaCTGTGTTCATGTAACAAAACCATAAAACCATTTTTTTTCATGCAGTAACACCAACAACGTGCTTGTCTGGCAGTGAGAAAATTTTCTTCGTTATCTCCTTGTATTTTGCAAGAGTATTCTCATTCTCACCTggaaaagaaacattaattttatgaGCAAACTACTCTCGGTTTCAAAAATAGGGCATTGTGACCAGCTTACAAAACATATCTATTTATCTCAGTGCTGACATCTGAAGTACTAGTCAAAAACAAAATAAAGCAAAGTAAACTGCAATACTAAAACTGCTGTTACTGACTCATGTAACTCTGTTGAACAATAAAAATTCAAGGAACTATGAATAATGTGAATATCCTCAAACACTCTTTTAAACAAATCATTGAAAACATTTCTCATTTTcagtaataaaaaatgtgaaactatttataCACTGTCTATTTTTCCAAAGTATTATAAACAACACAAGTACCAAAATAATAGACAGGGTCACTCTCATATGCTTTGCCTTGCAAATTACATAAAACCACACAAAAAGCATGAGAATACAGTGACAGCAGGTAATGTAAACAGTAAATTTGCAAATAACAAAGtgctggttttgtgtgtgtgtgtgtgtgtgtgtgtgtgtgtgtgtgtgtgtgtgtgtgtgtgtgtgtgtgtttctgtgcccCACAGTTCAGTCCACTGTAGGTGAGTGGTTCCCTTTCCCTTACTTCACTTATTGCCTTTATAACTGATTATTTTAACTTGATGAGTTTTAACTAGGTGAGTCAACCAAGTATCAAAAAACTTGAACAGGAGAATAATGTACGAAGATTGATAAAACCACTGTATAATGGATTGAAGACCTAACAGAATGAACAGAAAAAGAGATTTGTAAAGGGAAAATGCGTAAATAAAAGATGTTTTGAACTAAAGAGTATGATGTAGAAGTTAGCAAGTATAAAGAAAATTATGGTAACTTCAACACACTAATTCTCCAATAAGAAGTGGTTCGTGGGAATGGACACATGCCTAATGGCATTCCAGAAGTAGTCCATCGGGTTTAGACTGGATGAATTTGGTGgcaaagacatcaatgtgagttgacTATCAGGCTCCTCAAACCCCTGAAGCATGACTTTGGCATTTTGACATGGAAAACACCTTCCATTTTTACCACAGATCCCATCAAAGCCTAAGTGAAATATTCCCTTAAAGCAGAAATCTGTCACCGCTAATATGTATCCATGGTGTGGTGAATgtttcaagcagcagcagcagattttCGCCTGAATGATCATGCATCCGGGCATGACTATcgccctggtgtaacaagaaatgtgattcatccagcCAGATGAAGCATTTACACTGATTCATGGTCCAGTCTTGATTATCCTATGTGAACTTCAATCGTAAGTGGTCACGTCATTGGATCATCtgtttcagagcccatgttcaACATCGTGtattgaacggtgtgctctgaaacatttaTGCCTGTGCCAGCAGTGTACTCTACCATCAGACTTACCAAAGGTCATCATCTATCCTGCTTCACCAAGTAGGCAAGTCTCTGACCTCCATGACCCATGATGAGGCATTGACATCCAACTTGTCTGTTTCGTGGTTTCACCATTTTGTAATTTCTTTCCATTGATGCCACAACAGTGGCATGTGAACAACTGACCAGCTTTATGATTTCTGAGATACTTGTTCCCAACTGCTGggcaataataatctgccctttgtcaaagtttctAAGGTCAGTAGATTTCCTCTTTTGTGGCGTGTATCATCACAAAACTGATTCTCTGCGAATTTGTCATAATGGCTTGACACAACAATGTAGCAATTTGTATCTTACAGTACTATTTGAAGTATCCAAGAAACCACAGACTTATATGGGCTCCTTAATGTCATCACCTAATCTTGTTCCTCACTCCTTAGCCAGCTGATTCAGTTCCTCATTCAGAACAATCATTGCAGTATAGGGAACTGATGCATTCCTATAGATTTTTCATGTGGCAATAAGGAAGTGCTATTCCAAATGCACCATTTCATTAATCGAGCAAATAATACCCATTGTCAATATAACAATGCAACTTAACATAGCTATCTGAATAggtaagacaaaaagaaaataaattgctcaTTTAAATGAAAATAGCATCTTGATACAGAATATATTAATATTCCTTCTTTGTTCCATATGAATATAATGCCATGACTGAGAAAACAGACGAACCTTCATTCCATATGTTTGACACTGCATCCCTGTACTCAGATACATTAGGAATGGATGATATATCTTCATTTATGTCTTCTACATCACCGTTTGGCCATTTCAAAAGTTTGAGAATACTATGACGAGATAAATTGGTGTCCCATCTATAATATTCCATGTCAGCTTCCGTTTTCTCTTTTTCCCAGTCCTCAAATTTCTATAAATCAGAAAATGTCAAACATTATCTGTTGTTCTAATTACAACAAATAATTAATTTCtataatttcataattttcaaaaATAAGAATAACAGCAgtataaataaaatacatacaacGGACTCATGTACAACTGCTGTCAAAAGATACATGGCATAATCATAATTCTGTTTCTTCAGTGGACAACGATCAGCTGCAATGGTCAAAACATCTGTTTTGGCATCATAGCGTTCTTGAACAAGCCTCTGCAATTTGTCTTTTGCATGATCATCTAAACTAAAGTTTTTAACTTTCACCTGAAAGTAAAAACAACTATTAAGATTTACTGAAAACTCAAAAACTATACTAAAGTAACTCATTTGTACCTACCCGAATTGTAACTATCCTAGCCTTGGCATCCCGGATTGTTGGTGATGAATGACAATAGTCTGATGAAATTACTTCTAAAGGAAAATACTGTTCTATCTTTTCATCACTGTCCAACTCTTCAGGCCATGGAGTACAGAACTTTTTAAGTGCATTGCAATGTTTTTTAACTGCTGGAGGAGTTAGATGAAGAAAGTTAGGAATCTTCATCAGTTCAGCATTTCCATATTTTCCTGGAACAACTCCTTTTTCAACATACCCCTGTCGAACAGGCAGAGGTACAACTGCAGGATGGAAGGATCGAGGGCCCACCCAGACATTTGACCAGTCTGCATCAGGTGATAGCTGGTTGCTTCTATTAAGTAAAACAACAATACATTTTTAATCCCAAGAAATTACTATTTTATAGCTAACTAATTAGTTAACATTCTAGCATTATAATGTAACCTCTGTTAGTGAAACATTTAACACGTTTGTAACACACAgacagagaggagggggggggggggggaggtgcaaggTACAAGGGGGGATGGTAATACAAATAATATGAGGCAGTCATCATCATGCATGACTTTCTTTATAAGCTCGCTCTCACCTATTATAATTTCCTTAGCATGCACTTACAATTGATTATTGAAGCACGCACTTAAAACTGATTATTG
This window encodes:
- the LOC126267470 gene encoding 28S ribosomal protein S35, mitochondrial translates to MAGFVRLCDNACPLLQARLAASEVCVLARRHYSQRLQTNTDDEFRVLNLVPKKEQTESRRKIVKPEVLPPRSNQLSPDADWSNVWVGPRSFHPAVVPLPVRQGYVEKGVVPGKYGNAELMKIPNFLHLTPPAVKKHCNALKKFCTPWPEELDSDEKIEQYFPLEVISSDYCHSSPTIRDAKARIVTIRVKVKNFSLDDHAKDKLQRLVQERYDAKTDVLTIAADRCPLKKQNYDYAMYLLTAVVHESVKFEDWEKEKTEADMEYYRWDTNLSRHSILKLLKWPNGDVEDINEDISSIPNVSEYRDAVSNIWNEGENENTLAKYKEITKKIFSLPDKHVVGVTA